One region of Novipirellula artificiosorum genomic DNA includes:
- a CDS encoding FemAB family XrtA/PEP-CTERM system-associated protein: MNQVERLDWVSDGSRMELGITSETAALPRLNGHRAAWVESVSKGLGHQVFFLRACSGDETTGLLPLVLVTGPIFGRFLVSLPYLNTGGVWAQDREVAGQLVDSACDLADQLDVKYLELRHECPVDHPRLNYQRTDKVHMRLELPESAEALMKSFKSKLRSQIKKTGEYGLAVRFGGAELLDDFYTVFAHNMRDLGTPVFSRTLFSSILQQFKSDAELCLVRKGTRPIACGLLVHVGGVTEVPSASSLREFNRTGANMLMYVNLLERAIQRGSQIFDFGRSSEESGTYKFKAQWGAQPYPAVWQYYVRKGSPDEMRPDASGKQRMVKVWQRLPVWLTKIMGPPIVRGIP, encoded by the coding sequence GTGAATCAGGTTGAACGACTCGATTGGGTATCGGATGGTTCCAGGATGGAGTTGGGGATCACAAGCGAAACCGCTGCACTTCCGCGGCTCAACGGTCACCGGGCTGCCTGGGTCGAGAGTGTTTCGAAAGGCCTTGGTCACCAGGTGTTCTTCCTTCGTGCGTGCTCTGGCGACGAGACAACGGGGTTATTGCCGTTGGTATTGGTTACCGGGCCAATCTTTGGACGTTTTCTTGTCAGCCTTCCTTATCTCAATACGGGAGGAGTATGGGCACAGGACCGGGAGGTCGCGGGTCAATTGGTCGATTCGGCATGTGACTTGGCGGATCAGTTGGATGTGAAATACCTGGAGCTTCGACATGAATGCCCGGTCGACCATCCGCGATTGAATTATCAACGTACCGATAAGGTTCATATGCGACTTGAATTGCCTGAGTCGGCAGAGGCGTTGATGAAGTCGTTCAAGTCGAAGCTACGCAGCCAAATCAAAAAAACGGGCGAGTACGGTTTGGCCGTTCGGTTTGGTGGTGCGGAGTTGTTGGATGATTTCTACACGGTGTTCGCTCATAACATGCGTGACCTCGGTACGCCCGTTTTTTCTCGCACTCTATTTTCGAGCATTCTTCAGCAGTTCAAGAGCGATGCGGAGTTGTGTCTCGTTCGCAAGGGAACGCGTCCAATTGCGTGTGGATTGCTGGTTCACGTTGGCGGAGTGACAGAAGTCCCCAGCGCCAGTAGTTTGCGAGAATTCAATCGGACGGGTGCGAATATGTTGATGTACGTGAATCTTCTTGAACGTGCGATTCAGCGAGGAAGTCAAATCTTTGATTTTGGCCGTAGTAGTGAAGAGAGCGGGACTTACAAATTCAAGGCACAATGGGGCGCCCAGCCGTATCCAGCCGTTTGGCAGTATTACGTTCGCAAGGGATCACCTGACGAAATGCGTCCCGATGCGTCGGGCAAGCAGCGGATGGTAAAAGTATGGCAGCGCTTACCGGTTTGGCTGACCAAGATCATGGGGCCACCGATCGTCCGCGGGATTCCGTAG
- a CDS encoding ABC transporter permease: MLWNIALRTLLCDRGKLLAGLIGVIFSVVLVNIQGGLFIGLMSKASLLVDRSGADIWVGHRGMHNVDFPHHIPERWIHRVRSVPGVESAEPLRIYFSEIALPDGNFEGVMVVGVTEGSELGRAYEIVDGPADALSYADGVIVDQCDDDKLFDPTIGEIREIGGRRARISGKSHGVLSFLVTPYIFTHYDRAVDFAAADPTMTSYFLVRVKPGADRDQVCAAIKSRLDDVTAVPAEDYAATSINFWMTRTGIGLSFGAATCLGLLVGLVMVAQTLYAMVLDRISEFATLKAIGSTEREIVLLLGAQSTVVAVVGISIGIVLSYVIQAIFSSPRAAITIPLELYLASAVLVFVICLAASALPYLRVRRVDPHSVLQG; the protein is encoded by the coding sequence ATGCTTTGGAATATCGCTCTTCGAACGCTACTTTGCGACCGCGGAAAACTGCTGGCGGGCTTGATCGGTGTCATTTTTTCGGTGGTGTTGGTCAATATTCAAGGTGGACTCTTTATTGGCTTAATGAGCAAGGCTAGCCTTTTGGTGGATCGAAGTGGTGCCGATATTTGGGTCGGTCATCGCGGAATGCACAATGTTGATTTTCCTCATCATATTCCCGAGCGTTGGATCCATCGAGTTCGCAGTGTTCCAGGGGTCGAGTCCGCCGAACCACTTCGCATTTACTTTTCTGAAATTGCTCTGCCAGATGGCAATTTCGAGGGTGTCATGGTCGTGGGTGTCACAGAAGGTTCTGAACTTGGGCGGGCCTATGAAATTGTCGATGGCCCGGCCGATGCACTTTCCTACGCCGATGGGGTGATTGTCGATCAATGCGATGATGACAAGCTCTTCGATCCAACGATTGGAGAGATTCGCGAAATTGGTGGGCGACGTGCGAGGATCTCAGGTAAGTCCCATGGTGTGCTCAGTTTCTTGGTCACACCCTACATCTTCACGCATTACGACCGTGCGGTCGACTTTGCGGCTGCTGATCCCACGATGACCTCCTATTTTCTCGTTCGTGTGAAGCCGGGAGCTGATCGCGATCAAGTGTGTGCAGCGATCAAGAGTCGACTCGATGATGTGACCGCAGTGCCAGCGGAAGATTACGCTGCAACGAGCATCAATTTTTGGATGACTCGCACCGGCATCGGGCTCAGTTTTGGCGCTGCGACCTGCTTGGGGCTTCTTGTGGGGCTGGTCATGGTCGCACAAACGCTTTATGCGATGGTTCTCGATCGGATTAGCGAGTTCGCGACGCTCAAAGCAATCGGTTCGACCGAGCGTGAGATTGTGTTGCTATTGGGGGCTCAGTCGACGGTGGTTGCTGTCGTCGGTATCAGTATCGGTATCGTCTTGTCCTACGTGATCCAAGCGATCTTCAGCTCGCCTCGTGCAGCGATTACGATTCCATTGGAGCTCTATCTCGCCAGTGCCGTCTTGGTCTTTGTGATCTGCTTGGCAGCCTCAGCCCTTCCGTACTTGCGTGTTCGCCGCGTCGATCCGCATTCCGTTTTACAGGGTTGA
- a CDS encoding RNA polymerase sigma factor, with protein MKTMNLQNSDADQDQDQDTLIKEACSDSAAFAQLYRLHYDNVFRYCARRLFNRHTAEDVTSIVFFKAMRMLSSFKGNSRDFRNWLYRIATNAVNDHLRTAKRRADAIRDIALTHGGDHTLDAESTCELQEELLPVKQALLTLKPKQQSVITLRFFEKLKLNEIAEILGQNPATTRSQLSRALSSLRKQLRATADQHGEV; from the coding sequence ATGAAAACCATGAACCTGCAAAATAGCGACGCCGACCAGGACCAGGATCAGGACACTTTGATTAAGGAGGCATGCAGTGATAGTGCAGCTTTTGCCCAGCTGTATAGGCTGCACTACGACAACGTCTTTCGCTATTGCGCCCGCAGGTTGTTCAACCGTCACACCGCAGAAGATGTAACATCGATCGTCTTTTTCAAGGCGATGAGAATGCTCTCTTCTTTTAAGGGAAATTCAAGAGATTTTCGAAATTGGCTGTATCGCATCGCTACCAACGCTGTCAACGATCATTTGAGAACAGCAAAAAGACGGGCAGATGCAATCCGCGATATTGCTCTGACACACGGCGGTGATCATACGCTCGACGCCGAATCGACTTGCGAACTTCAAGAGGAGCTTCTCCCTGTCAAGCAGGCGCTGTTAACGCTAAAGCCAAAGCAACAAAGTGTTATAACGTTACGTTTTTTTGAAAAGCTGAAACTAAACGAAATTGCCGAAATCCTGGGCCAAAACCCAGCTACGACCCGCAGCCAGCTTTCGCGAGCACTCAGTAGTCTGAGAAAACAACTGAGAGCTACTGCTGATCAACATGGTGAGGTGTAA
- a CDS encoding SUMF1/EgtB/PvdO family nonheme iron enzyme, with the protein MKFSARIFQWFASLIASLLWLTVSSVASAEPVEGRYVRVRLPGDSRTLSLAEVQVFRGDENVALGKGTQQTSIGHGGISSRAIDGDTNGDWSAGSVTHTVNDMPTPSWEVDLGELVKIDKISIWNRDGFEARLNEVEVLVLGQNRKVVWGAAIPKPATGEMVLDVAGSESSVKVGQKVAELKVIRNVQKTRRNGPRIAMPEVPLPEHNDGVLNGPLMNGGHHARGEGNRESLRLAIEDLINQFGDKYAKGTEFLKRLDVIDDENSDEFATLKKEALLANPLLDFDHLLMVRSKKGQRFSKNWQTRVSGEAAGAYDDELVVMSPLYEGEIKSVYKPDGGKFVGDVDLHFDANRLLFASHCEEGELSEAPGEGMGYAVFEQKIDPISGDPRGKPHRVTPDMGADVDCYDACYLPDDRILFASTASYEGVPCVGGNSYVANLYRMNSDGTGVRRLTFDQDASWHPTVMESGRVMYARWEYTDSAHYFSRVLMTMNPDGTDQKAFYGSNSYWPNSIFFPRQIPGQRSMFLATVTGHHSNAKGGALCLFDVSKGRHEADGAVQLITGRGKEVEPLVIDDLAKVYSPMFYTPYPLSDKYFLAVTGNSVYLLDVFDNMLCLKKANGDGGYFEPIPLRTTKRPALMPDRIDLTNKDATVLINNIYEGPGLMNVPRGTVKSLRVYRYEYGPRHKGGHYSMGMEAGWDAKQLLGTAPVDADGSANFKVPANTPFSMQPLDAEGKALQLMRSWTVAMPGERLSCVGCHESQDTVPMIQRASAMNRASSELEPFYGPPRGLSFQREVQPVLDKYCVGCHDGSNDLTPDGHDRAGRYQVADRIIGTGPNTGLKFADCGIPDLSNPKDAHEMLHPYVRRNGPEGDYHLLTPLEFHADTSELVQMLEKGHHNVKLDEEAWERLITWIDLNAPYHGTWSEAGAKPTILERRKELREQYDLVDYDPERIMNPYQKSEKFELPVQNEQNVVQPQPMRVDSHQHETLAFELSDGVTMKLVSVPTGEYSMGSNDETPVEQPVSRVRMDKPFFIGTTEVTLGQFRQFDPDYLNGVYDMHYKDQVKRGYYMNDMRYPAIRVSWDKAMAFCAWLSKKTGRKVTLPTEAQWEWACRAGADTPLSFGGLDADFSKHANLADITVQQMAVNGVNPKPIPNPNHQVDFELKDPRSSDGVLHLAKVGSYQPNAWGLFDMHGNAAEWTRSAYNAYPYDEGDGRNTGSGKKVLRGGSWHDRPFRATSSYRLGFPEWQRVYHAGFRVVVE; encoded by the coding sequence ATGAAGTTTTCTGCCCGCATATTCCAGTGGTTCGCTAGCCTGATTGCCTCTCTGCTCTGGCTTACCGTTTCGAGTGTCGCATCCGCGGAACCCGTCGAAGGTCGATATGTAAGGGTCCGTCTACCTGGTGACAGTCGGACGCTTTCTCTTGCGGAAGTACAGGTTTTCCGTGGTGATGAGAATGTTGCCTTGGGCAAGGGAACCCAGCAGACCTCGATCGGCCACGGTGGCATTTCGTCGCGTGCCATCGATGGTGACACCAACGGCGATTGGAGTGCGGGGAGTGTCACGCACACGGTCAATGACATGCCGACCCCCAGCTGGGAAGTTGATCTCGGCGAGCTGGTGAAGATTGACAAGATTTCGATTTGGAATCGCGACGGTTTTGAAGCCCGTTTGAATGAGGTTGAAGTACTGGTGCTTGGCCAGAATCGAAAAGTTGTTTGGGGTGCTGCAATTCCCAAACCCGCAACGGGAGAGATGGTCCTCGACGTCGCCGGTTCCGAGAGTTCCGTCAAAGTCGGCCAAAAAGTCGCTGAACTCAAGGTGATCCGTAATGTCCAAAAAACTCGGCGTAACGGCCCGAGGATTGCCATGCCAGAGGTCCCCTTGCCAGAGCACAACGACGGCGTGCTAAACGGGCCTTTGATGAACGGCGGACATCATGCCCGTGGAGAAGGCAATCGCGAGTCGTTGCGGTTGGCGATCGAAGATCTCATTAACCAATTCGGTGACAAGTATGCCAAGGGAACGGAGTTCTTGAAGCGGCTGGATGTGATTGACGACGAAAATAGCGATGAATTCGCGACGCTGAAGAAGGAGGCCTTGTTGGCCAACCCGCTGCTTGACTTCGACCACTTGCTGATGGTCCGCAGCAAAAAGGGGCAACGGTTTTCCAAGAATTGGCAGACTCGGGTTTCAGGCGAAGCTGCGGGCGCATACGACGATGAGCTCGTCGTCATGTCGCCGCTTTACGAGGGCGAGATCAAATCCGTTTACAAACCAGACGGCGGCAAGTTTGTCGGCGATGTGGATCTGCACTTCGACGCCAACCGGCTGCTGTTCGCCTCGCACTGTGAAGAAGGTGAATTGAGCGAGGCTCCGGGCGAAGGGATGGGGTATGCCGTGTTCGAACAGAAGATCGATCCCATCAGTGGCGATCCGCGTGGCAAGCCACACCGAGTCACTCCTGACATGGGTGCCGATGTCGATTGCTACGACGCCTGTTACCTACCCGACGACCGTATCCTCTTCGCCTCGACCGCCAGCTATGAAGGCGTGCCATGCGTCGGCGGCAATTCCTATGTCGCCAATCTGTACCGAATGAATTCCGATGGCACGGGCGTTCGCCGTCTCACGTTCGATCAGGATGCGAGTTGGCATCCGACGGTGATGGAAAGCGGCCGTGTGATGTACGCCCGTTGGGAATACACCGACTCGGCTCACTATTTCAGCCGTGTGTTGATGACGATGAACCCCGACGGAACGGATCAAAAGGCGTTTTATGGCAGTAACTCCTATTGGCCCAACAGTATTTTCTTCCCCAGACAAATTCCTGGTCAGCGTTCCATGTTCCTGGCGACAGTGACCGGCCATCACAGCAACGCAAAGGGAGGCGCCCTATGCTTGTTTGATGTTTCCAAGGGCCGCCACGAAGCTGACGGCGCCGTACAGTTGATTACGGGCAGGGGCAAAGAGGTTGAGCCGCTGGTGATTGATGATTTGGCCAAAGTCTATAGCCCAATGTTCTACACCCCGTACCCATTGAGCGATAAGTACTTTCTGGCGGTTACCGGCAACTCGGTCTATCTGCTCGACGTGTTCGACAACATGCTGTGCTTGAAGAAAGCGAACGGCGATGGCGGCTACTTCGAGCCGATTCCACTTCGCACGACAAAACGCCCGGCGCTCATGCCGGACCGGATCGATCTTACAAACAAAGATGCGACGGTGCTTATCAATAACATCTACGAAGGACCAGGGCTGATGAATGTCCCGCGGGGGACGGTGAAAAGCCTTCGCGTCTATCGTTATGAATACGGTCCGCGGCACAAGGGAGGGCACTATTCGATGGGAATGGAGGCTGGCTGGGATGCCAAGCAATTGCTCGGAACCGCGCCGGTCGATGCGGACGGCTCCGCCAACTTCAAGGTTCCGGCCAATACGCCGTTCTCAATGCAACCCCTCGACGCGGAAGGCAAAGCGCTCCAACTCATGCGAAGCTGGACGGTGGCCATGCCCGGCGAGAGGCTTTCGTGTGTTGGTTGCCATGAAAGCCAAGATACGGTCCCCATGATTCAACGCGCTTCGGCCATGAATCGTGCGTCGAGTGAACTCGAACCGTTTTATGGCCCGCCGCGAGGTCTCAGCTTTCAACGCGAGGTCCAACCCGTCCTCGACAAGTATTGCGTAGGCTGTCATGACGGCTCTAACGATCTTACGCCGGACGGCCACGACCGGGCAGGACGTTATCAGGTGGCCGATCGCATCATCGGTACCGGACCGAACACGGGTCTGAAATTTGCCGACTGCGGTATCCCTGATCTTTCGAACCCCAAGGACGCGCACGAAATGCTGCATCCGTACGTTCGCCGCAATGGACCCGAGGGCGATTATCACCTGCTCACTCCGCTCGAGTTCCATGCCGACACGAGTGAACTCGTTCAGATGCTCGAAAAGGGACACCATAACGTGAAGCTCGACGAGGAAGCGTGGGAGCGTCTGATCACCTGGATTGACCTGAACGCTCCCTACCACGGTACCTGGAGCGAGGCGGGGGCAAAGCCGACGATCCTGGAACGGCGGAAGGAGCTGCGCGAGCAGTACGACCTCGTTGACTATGATCCGGAGCGGATCATGAACCCCTATCAGAAGTCGGAGAAATTCGAGCTTCCAGTACAGAACGAGCAAAACGTGGTCCAGCCACAACCAATGCGCGTTGACTCCCACCAGCACGAGACGCTCGCTTTCGAGTTGAGCGATGGGGTGACGATGAAGCTTGTCAGCGTACCCACAGGCGAGTATTCCATGGGTAGCAATGACGAAACGCCCGTCGAGCAACCGGTTTCTCGCGTCAGGATGGACAAGCCGTTCTTCATCGGAACCACGGAGGTTACTCTGGGACAGTTCCGGCAGTTCGACCCTGACTATCTCAACGGCGTGTACGACATGCACTACAAGGATCAGGTGAAGCGGGGCTATTACATGAACGACATGCGGTACCCAGCGATCCGCGTTTCCTGGGACAAGGCCATGGCGTTCTGTGCCTGGCTTTCGAAGAAAACCGGTCGTAAGGTGACCCTTCCGACCGAAGCCCAGTGGGAATGGGCCTGCCGAGCTGGGGCCGATACGCCGCTATCTTTCGGAGGCCTCGATGCCGATTTCTCCAAACACGCCAACTTGGCGGATATTACGGTCCAACAGATGGCAGTAAACGGCGTCAATCCCAAGCCAATCCCCAATCCCAATCATCAAGTCGACTTCGAGCTGAAAGACCCCCGATCAAGCGACGGGGTACTCCACCTCGCCAAGGTAGGCAGTTATCAGCCGAATGCGTGGGGCTTGTTCGATATGCACGGCAACGCTGCCGAATGGACACGGTCCGCTTACAACGCGTACCCATACGATGAAGGCGATGGACGCAACACCGGCAGCGGCAAAAAGGTGCTCCGCGGCGGCTCCTGGCACGACCGCCCGTTCCGTGCCACCTCGAGCTATCGTTTGGGCTTCCCCGAGTGGCAAAGGGTTTATCACGCCGGTTTCCGGGTTGTTGTCGAGTAG
- a CDS encoding LolA family protein, whose amino-acid sequence MNDNTKDIEQVLQDITFDDAIDLAHKDLLQQKLLLNFNASQTRLANAGRFTMSSKIVRFAAAAVILIGVFASLLLLDGTSSTIWAQVRDQVAAAKAVVYKAKVETTENGQPVQFQIEATLADEHGTRLDTYLGKQLLGRSFTLADKRSHISIFPAQKKYIEVELTEEKRIENGDPKLIVEAFLRGDYKKLGRREINGLTVEGIQSNDVSATAGFPGGRGLMEAVGKTSAKVTGSLWVDVATSWPVEITLEITDKNGNEQMTIVVSDFQWDVEIDPATFASVIPEGYELMYKVNAEHLEDGNQLVDGLKYFAGINDGKYPATLSIRGVVVEIGSIYGAKSGDPSFQIDDAQVSTLKYGAQFFESLEADGKDPVYHGPAVSAADSDKVLLRWKFDDSQYRVIFGDLRIEDVTATRLQELEAK is encoded by the coding sequence ATGAATGACAACACGAAAGATATCGAGCAGGTATTGCAGGACATCACATTTGACGATGCGATTGACTTGGCACACAAAGACCTACTCCAACAAAAACTGCTTCTCAATTTCAATGCAAGTCAAACTCGGCTTGCCAACGCAGGGAGATTTACCATGAGCTCAAAAATCGTTAGGTTCGCAGCAGCAGCGGTCATTCTGATTGGGGTGTTTGCGAGTTTGTTGTTATTGGATGGGACGTCCAGCACAATCTGGGCTCAGGTCCGAGATCAGGTTGCCGCCGCTAAAGCGGTCGTCTACAAGGCTAAAGTCGAGACGACTGAAAATGGACAACCGGTACAGTTCCAGATCGAGGCGACACTCGCCGACGAACACGGCACGCGACTGGATACCTATTTGGGAAAGCAGTTGCTGGGGCGATCTTTTACGCTTGCAGATAAGAGGTCACATATCTCTATCTTTCCTGCTCAAAAGAAGTATATCGAAGTGGAGCTTACGGAGGAAAAACGCATCGAGAACGGAGATCCAAAGCTCATCGTAGAAGCCTTCTTGCGGGGTGACTACAAGAAACTAGGCCGTCGCGAGATCAACGGTCTCACCGTCGAGGGCATTCAATCCAATGATGTCTCTGCCACAGCTGGCTTTCCCGGTGGCCGAGGACTGATGGAGGCAGTAGGCAAGACCTCTGCTAAAGTCACCGGCAGTTTGTGGGTTGATGTTGCGACCAGTTGGCCCGTCGAAATAACCCTCGAGATCACTGACAAGAATGGCAACGAGCAGATGACGATCGTTGTCAGTGATTTCCAGTGGGATGTGGAGATCGATCCCGCAACATTCGCCTCGGTCATCCCTGAGGGTTACGAGCTTATGTACAAGGTGAATGCAGAGCATCTCGAAGATGGAAACCAGCTTGTTGACGGTTTGAAGTACTTTGCAGGAATCAACGATGGAAAGTATCCCGCAACGCTTTCGATAAGAGGTGTTGTTGTTGAGATCGGCAGCATCTACGGGGCCAAGTCAGGCGACCCATCCTTTCAAATAGATGACGCCCAGGTCTCGACTCTCAAATACGGTGCACAGTTTTTTGAATCGCTCGAGGCAGACGGTAAAGACCCCGTCTATCATGGCCCCGCAGTCAGCGCTGCCGATTCCGATAAGGTTCTACTGCGATGGAAGTTTGACGACAGCCAGTACCGCGTCATCTTCGGCGACCTGAGAATCGAAGATGTTACCGCAACACGGTTGCAAGAGTTAGAAGCAAAGTGA
- a CDS encoding YdcF family protein, whose protein sequence is MSKPKLAPNFSRRRSRWRRRFFIVIGVWLLSTFLLSFHSIRGLVAYPLLVHDPDATGDAAYVMADGYAYWERLHAASDLFHMGKVPRLILLDESEPAGYNFVQQRLETRLQRAIAYLEWLGVPAEKVSTVSAKNSMFGSLSEARAVAEQESSLKSIVVVTSAPHTRRSRLCFQRAFSPQIDVQVYSASVASEGAEIDAPIWIEYAKLFVYFVGT, encoded by the coding sequence ATGAGCAAACCCAAACTCGCACCAAACTTTTCACGGCGGCGAAGCCGCTGGCGACGGCGTTTCTTCATTGTGATTGGCGTCTGGCTGTTGTCGACATTTCTACTCTCGTTTCATAGCATTCGCGGATTGGTTGCCTATCCTCTGTTGGTTCATGACCCTGATGCAACGGGCGATGCCGCGTATGTGATGGCAGACGGGTACGCCTATTGGGAGCGTCTTCATGCTGCCTCGGATCTATTCCATATGGGGAAAGTACCGCGGCTGATTCTCTTAGATGAGAGCGAGCCAGCCGGGTACAACTTTGTGCAGCAGCGTTTGGAAACTCGACTGCAGCGAGCTATCGCCTATTTGGAGTGGCTTGGAGTTCCCGCCGAAAAGGTCTCGACCGTTTCAGCGAAGAACTCGATGTTTGGGTCACTGAGCGAAGCACGGGCCGTTGCAGAGCAAGAATCGAGCCTGAAGAGCATCGTGGTGGTTACCTCTGCTCCGCATACGCGGCGAAGCCGACTTTGTTTTCAACGAGCGTTTTCTCCTCAGATTGATGTGCAGGTCTATTCGGCCTCCGTAGCAAGCGAGGGTGCAGAAATCGATGCACCGATTTGGATCGAGTACGCCAAGTTGTTTGTTTACTTTGTCGGCACGTGA
- a CDS encoding HlyD family secretion protein: protein MRTIFTAIATIVIFGSALAVHEHRRQSLGIGTQPLDGVPIQALVTQRTIRAAGRIEGRTDSIEIRARLAEQIDDIFVARGQWVSAGDVLLALDAARFIKECDLAQALLSEANAKKERLENGYRASEIETARQEYNATMARLAGSEKAYARAIKLHEQGAGSQQVLDDLYSQLTSFRATSAAAKGRLEMLELPARAEDLMATRAAVGAAEARYAIAKINLDRTRIVAPIDGQILAIEAEVGELTGPDAADALIVMSDTKRLKAVAEVDEFDAMNVRLGQVCQVICDASDRVIATGKVVEVEPQMNPKRMYGQWAGERTDTYNRRIWVDLQQGTDLPVGLPVDVFIQAD from the coding sequence GTGAGAACGATTTTCACCGCTATTGCGACGATTGTTATCTTCGGAAGTGCGCTGGCTGTTCACGAGCACCGGCGGCAGTCGTTGGGCATTGGTACCCAGCCCTTGGATGGCGTACCCATTCAGGCCCTCGTAACGCAAAGGACCATTCGTGCCGCCGGGCGAATCGAGGGACGAACCGACTCGATCGAGATTCGCGCTCGTCTTGCCGAACAGATTGATGATATTTTTGTTGCAAGAGGTCAATGGGTATCCGCTGGCGATGTGCTACTTGCACTCGATGCAGCTCGTTTTATCAAGGAATGCGACTTGGCGCAAGCTTTGCTTTCTGAGGCCAACGCAAAAAAGGAGCGACTCGAGAACGGTTATCGAGCCAGCGAGATTGAAACGGCACGGCAAGAGTACAATGCAACGATGGCGAGGTTAGCAGGTTCCGAAAAAGCCTACGCTCGTGCAATCAAGCTACATGAACAAGGTGCGGGCAGCCAACAGGTGCTCGACGATCTCTACTCGCAACTGACCTCGTTTCGCGCAACATCCGCAGCCGCCAAGGGACGACTCGAAATGCTTGAACTGCCTGCGAGAGCTGAAGATCTGATGGCGACTCGTGCTGCGGTGGGAGCTGCAGAGGCAAGGTATGCAATCGCCAAAATCAATCTTGATCGTACAAGAATCGTGGCCCCCATTGATGGCCAGATCTTAGCAATTGAAGCCGAAGTCGGCGAGCTAACCGGCCCCGACGCTGCCGACGCACTGATTGTCATGTCCGATACGAAACGGCTCAAGGCAGTCGCTGAAGTCGATGAGTTTGACGCCATGAACGTTAGGCTTGGCCAAGTCTGTCAAGTCATCTGCGACGCTTCGGATCGCGTGATTGCGACGGGAAAAGTCGTCGAGGTGGAGCCGCAGATGAATCCTAAGCGGATGTACGGTCAGTGGGCCGGTGAGCGTACGGACACGTACAACCGCCGAATCTGGGTTGATTTACAGCAGGGAACGGATTTGCCCGTCGGCTTACCGGTCGATGTCTTTATCCAAGCTGATTAG
- a CDS encoding ABC transporter ATP-binding protein produces the protein MTHDVSLGNISLGNAADPYPLGSSDGVFPELQTGESAHPVSAKQPTRKSVAAETKIVLSATQVRKSYNIGGEKRWVLNGVDFQAASGECVFLSGPSGSGKSTLLSILGCLLEADSGKVTIADRRVDTLSVAERTSVRRDNVGFVFQRFQLIRGLSAEDNVAVPLTLQGATLADARVQAGDLLGRVGLETHRKHLPTAMSPGQCQRVALARAVITSPKLLLADEPTAALDGKSGIEVMELLRELVGVTGSATIVVTHDPRISKYADRICEIENGRFK, from the coding sequence ATGACTCACGATGTTTCACTCGGCAATATTTCACTCGGCAATGCTGCTGACCCGTATCCGCTTGGCTCAAGCGATGGGGTCTTCCCAGAACTGCAAACAGGGGAGAGCGCCCATCCAGTAAGCGCAAAGCAGCCAACCCGGAAATCGGTTGCTGCTGAAACGAAAATTGTCTTGTCTGCGACCCAGGTGCGGAAGTCCTACAACATTGGCGGCGAGAAACGCTGGGTACTCAACGGAGTCGATTTTCAGGCCGCTTCGGGCGAATGCGTTTTTCTATCGGGACCCTCCGGAAGCGGCAAGAGCACTCTCCTTTCTATTTTGGGGTGCTTGCTCGAAGCCGACTCGGGCAAGGTCACCATTGCCGATCGCCGGGTCGATACTTTGAGTGTTGCAGAACGAACATCGGTGCGGCGGGATAACGTTGGATTTGTGTTTCAGCGATTTCAATTGATTCGTGGTTTGTCCGCCGAAGACAACGTGGCCGTGCCTCTCACGCTGCAAGGAGCGACTCTTGCGGATGCCCGCGTGCAAGCGGGTGACTTGCTCGGGCGTGTTGGTTTAGAGACCCACCGCAAACACCTACCGACCGCGATGAGTCCGGGCCAGTGTCAACGAGTGGCATTGGCCCGGGCCGTGATTACGTCGCCTAAACTACTGTTAGCCGATGAGCCGACCGCTGCCCTCGATGGCAAGTCAGGAATAGAGGTTATGGAACTGCTAAGGGAGCTGGTCGGAGTGACGGGTTCGGCAACGATCGTGGTGACTCACGATCCCCGTATCTCAAAATACGCTGATCGGATTTGCGAGATCGAAAACGGACGATTCAAGTGA